CTATTGTAGTCAAAAATGTTCGCCATCAAAAAGGTGATGTGTGCTTCCGCATTTACGCTGGGGAAAAAGGATTCCCGATGAGTGATAAAAGTGAAGTCCAAAGCGGTTGCGCCAAAATTACAGGTAACACTGTAGTTAAAAAATTCTCTGGTTTAAAACATGGTACTTATGCAGTAGCAATTGTTGACGACCAAAATGGCGATCGCAAATTAAATACAGACTTCTTCGGTATCCCTAAAGAAGGCTTTGGTATTTCTAAAAATCCTACTGTTTCTGTGCAAACAGGTACACCAAAATTTCGTGACGCTAGTTTTGTCGTTAACAAAAACACCAGCATCAATATTGTCATGAAGTATTCACTTGATCCATAAGGGGAGAGAGGGGACAAGGTAGACAAGGGGACAAGGTAGAAACTATGTTTGTCGCCCTTGTCTCCCCCCTCACCCTTGTCACCCTTGTCTCCCCCTTCCCCCCTCACCTCAACTCCTCCTCACATCTCAATTACATGGAAGCATTTACGATATTCCTGTCTAAGTCTTTGCTGGGTTGGCTGGCTATTCAGGTGTGTCTAGCACTTGTTTTCTTGTTCTACTTGCGCCTCAGTAAAAGAAGCTCATTAGCAGATGAGCAGCTACCCAAAACGGCGGTAATTCTTTGTTTACGTGGAGCCGATCCGTTTTTACCGGAATGTTTGCGATCGCTTCTCACTCAAAATTATCCACAATATACTTTAAAACTAGTTGTCGATAGTCAAACAGATCCAGCTTGGCAAATAGCCCACGACACTATCAGTCAACTAGGCGCAACTAATGTTGATATCAGCTATTTAAGGGTGATTCGCCACAATTGCAGCCTCAAATGCAGCGCCCTTTTGCAAGTTTTTGCCGAATTAGATGATACTTACGAAGTTGTAGCTTTTGTGGATGCTGATACGGTAGTCCATCCCGACTGGTTGCGAGAATTAGTTAGCCCTTTATCTCATCCCAAAGTCGGCGCGACAACTGGTAATCGTTGGTATGTACCAACTGGTAAATATTGGGGTTCAGTAGTCCGCTATGCAGGTAATGTTTCTACAGTTGTGCAGATGTTTTTATTTGGTATTCCTTGGGGCGGTACTTTAGCCATCAAAACACAACTACTGCGCCAAACCGGGATACTGGATATGTGGGGTAAAGCCTTAAATGAAGACTTGATGATGCACAAAGTTTTGAAAAAACACGGAATGCAAATCAAGTTTGTACCTTCTTTGATGATGTTAAATCGGGAAGAATCTGATTTACTCGGCTTAATAGATCATCTCAAACGAATGTTTTTATACTCTCGACTTTATCATCCGCAATGGATAGCTATAGTTGGGGATGTAATTTCTAGTATTTTATTTCCCGCCATCACTATTGTTTTATTACTAGCCTCTTTGTGGGATGAAGAATGGCAAACCGCCGCCTTATTATTTCGTTCTTATAGCATCTACACCCTGGGGCTACTTTTACTCATGTTGACATTAGAGATAGGAGTCAGACCAGTAATTTTAAATCAAGGTCAGTCAGTGACAAAATTATCCATCGGCACAATATTAAAAATGTTGATTGCCATCCCGTTAACACAATGGGTATATGGTTTAGCATTACTTACTTCTTTGGTCAGATCAACTGTTAAATGGCGGGGTGTGATTTATCGTGTCCAAGGGCCTTGGAATATCCGTTTAGTGGAATACCAAGCTTATGATTTTTTGGATCAACCGATAGATAGCAAAATATCTTTGTGAGTTAAAAGGGGCTAGTGCAATAAGGCAAAAGTAAAAAGTCAAAAGGAAAAAGAAAGAATCGTGATACCACAAGTCTTTTAATAATTACCGATGATCTATTTATTTACGCCAATCTGTACTAGAGTTTTAATCGCCAATCATCAGATCCCCGACTTCTTAGAGAAGTCGGGGATCTAAAAGTCCAAAATCCTAACAAACTCTGTGTAAATCCTGCGTCAGTTGACTGTTATTTTTCATGAGTCACAAAAGCTATTTATAGCTTGTCTTTCAGATGCAATTGCGTAGGGTTTCTCAAACATGAATGAGTTAATAATATTTTTGTCTCGGTGCTTGTTGAGTTGGTTAGCTGTTCAAGTGTGTTCGGTGTTGGCGTTGTTGTGGTGTTTGTCTTCACGACCACAAGATCCATTACTAGATGAAGAACTGCCAAAAACAGCAGTAATTCTTTGTTTGCGTGGTGCTGATCCGTTTTTACCAAATTGCTTGCGATCGCTACTTCATCAGAACTACCCTAACTATAATTTGAAGTTGGTTGTGGATAGCATTGACGATCCAGCATGGCAAATAGCCCACAATACTATCAATGAACTAGGAGCGACTAATGTTGATATCCAACCACTCAAAATAGTTCGTCATAGTTGCAGCCTCAAATGTAGTTCTTTGATTCAAGCTGCCTCAGAACTCGATGAGTCTTACGAGGTTGTGGCTTTAGTTGATGCTGATACAGTCGTGCATCCCAATTGGTTGCGGGAATTAGTCACACCTCTCAATAACCCGAAAGTCGGTGCAACTACAGGGAATCGTTGGTACCTTCCAACAGGTAGATATTGGGGTACTGTAGTCCGCTATATCTGGAATGTTTCGGCACTTGTACAGATGTTTCTGTATGGGATTCCTTGGGGTGGAACTTTAGCAATCAAAACCTCTGTACTTCATCAAACTGGACTGTTAGATAAGTGGAGTCAAGCTTTTGGCGAAGATACGATGATTCGTAGTGTTTTAGGTAAGCATAAACTTAAAGTTCAGTTTGTGCCTTCTTTGATTATGTTGAATAAGGAAGAGTGCGATTTACCGAGTTTAAGATACTGGTTTCAACGTCAATTGTTATCTTCTCGCTTGTACCATCCTTTATGGATAGCTGTAGCTACTGATGTGATTTTCACAATCATGCTACCGAATCTTTTATTGCTAGTATTTTTCGCGGCTTTGTTAATTGGAGAAGGAGACAGTGCCAATTTAGCTTTGAGTTGGTATGTCGGTTATATGTTGGCTTTAGTGATGCTGATCCTCTTTTTAGAGTTAGGAGTACAGCCAGAAATTCGCGCTCAAGGTCAACAAGTAACAAAACTTTCCGCAGCCGTAATTGGGAAAATTGCGATAACTTTGCCCTTCACACAATGGATTTATGGGTTAGCTATGTTAGCATCGTTTCAGATGCCCACAGTTCATTGGCGTGGTGTAACATATCAAGTTCAAGGCCCTTGGAATATCCGTCTTGTAGAATATCGTCCTTATCATTTACAAGATCAGCCAAGCGATCGCAAAGTTTCTCTCTAACATTCAGAAGTCAGAAGTAATCTTCATACTATTCAGCACTCGGCAATGAGTGTGAAAAGAAGCTGATTTATTAATCCTTCTGACTTCTGACTCCTGAATTGTGCTTTCAGGAATTTCTCTAGCAATGCGTAAATCCTCAAATTAGCGTTTTGCGGTGTGAGCCAGAATTTTATAGCAATCCTATCTGATTTGTGATACC
This sequence is a window from Aulosira sp. FACHB-615. Protein-coding genes within it:
- a CDS encoding DUF2141 domain-containing protein — encoded protein: MRKIARWSYFVLSSLISLYCIKPVTAEQTATLTIVVKNVRHQKGDVCFRIYAGEKGFPMSDKSEVQSGCAKITGNTVVKKFSGLKHGTYAVAIVDDQNGDRKLNTDFFGIPKEGFGISKNPTVSVQTGTPKFRDASFVVNKNTSINIVMKYSLDP
- a CDS encoding glycosyltransferase family 2 protein; the encoded protein is MNELIIFLSRCLLSWLAVQVCSVLALLWCLSSRPQDPLLDEELPKTAVILCLRGADPFLPNCLRSLLHQNYPNYNLKLVVDSIDDPAWQIAHNTINELGATNVDIQPLKIVRHSCSLKCSSLIQAASELDESYEVVALVDADTVVHPNWLRELVTPLNNPKVGATTGNRWYLPTGRYWGTVVRYIWNVSALVQMFLYGIPWGGTLAIKTSVLHQTGLLDKWSQAFGEDTMIRSVLGKHKLKVQFVPSLIMLNKEECDLPSLRYWFQRQLLSSRLYHPLWIAVATDVIFTIMLPNLLLLVFFAALLIGEGDSANLALSWYVGYMLALVMLILFLELGVQPEIRAQGQQVTKLSAAVIGKIAITLPFTQWIYGLAMLASFQMPTVHWRGVTYQVQGPWNIRLVEYRPYHLQDQPSDRKVSL
- a CDS encoding glycosyltransferase family 2 protein; the protein is MEAFTIFLSKSLLGWLAIQVCLALVFLFYLRLSKRSSLADEQLPKTAVILCLRGADPFLPECLRSLLTQNYPQYTLKLVVDSQTDPAWQIAHDTISQLGATNVDISYLRVIRHNCSLKCSALLQVFAELDDTYEVVAFVDADTVVHPDWLRELVSPLSHPKVGATTGNRWYVPTGKYWGSVVRYAGNVSTVVQMFLFGIPWGGTLAIKTQLLRQTGILDMWGKALNEDLMMHKVLKKHGMQIKFVPSLMMLNREESDLLGLIDHLKRMFLYSRLYHPQWIAIVGDVISSILFPAITIVLLLASLWDEEWQTAALLFRSYSIYTLGLLLLMLTLEIGVRPVILNQGQSVTKLSIGTILKMLIAIPLTQWVYGLALLTSLVRSTVKWRGVIYRVQGPWNIRLVEYQAYDFLDQPIDSKISL